GGGATCATAATCCAGCAACCCTCTCCCCACACGCAGGCAGTGGCACTTCCAAAAAGCTGGCAAAGCGTAACGCGGCGGCCAAAATGCTGCTTCGAGTGCACACGGTGCCTCTGGATGCCCGGGATGGGAATGAGGCAGAGCCTGATGACGATCACTTCTCCATTGTGAGTGGTTTGTGCGGGCCAGGCACTGTGGTCCATCCTCCATgccaggcagggccctggggacaTGGGCCTGTCACTCGGGAGTGAGCCTCTTCAGGTCCCAGGCCTGCTTCTCCCCATTTTCCTACCAGACCCAGAGTTCCTTGGGCCCCCTCTCAGCCTCAGCTACAGGCCTGCCTGGTGAGTGCTGTGGGGAGCTGACCCGGGGCAGGGGCCCTGCAGCCTGCTGTTACTGGCATGAGGAAGGCTGCCTGGACCCCTGGTCCAGAGTCTAGTAGTTAGAGGGGCCAACTCGGGGAAGGCAAGCTGGATGAAGCATTCATTCTGTGGGCTTTTCCCTCCTTGGCATTGAACGTTCGGTGCCTGGGTCTCAGCTCGTGGTTGCATCTTTCTCACTGTCCCCATCTTGTCAGGGTGTGGGCTCCCGCCTGGATGGACTTCGGAACCGGGGCCCCGGCTGCACCTGGGATTCTCTGCGAAATTCAGTGGGAGAGAAGATCCTGTCCCTCCGCAGCTGCTCCCTGGGCGCCTTAGGTGCTCTGGGCCCTGCCTGCTGCAGTGTCCTCAGTGAGCTCTCTGAAGAGCAGGCCTTCCATGTCAGCTATCTGGATATTGGTATGGCTAGCGGGGAGGCCGGGGATGATGGGGACTGAAGCAGAGCAAGTACAGATGGGccgacgggggtgggggagggcatgaTGGTGATGTGGATGTACCCCTCCCGGCTCTGCCTTCCCACCCAACCacgcctccctcctctcttttgcTCTCCAGAGGAACTGAGCCTGAGTGGGCTCTGCCAGTGCCTGGTGGAGCTGTCCACACAGCCGGCTACCGTGTGTCACGGCTCTGCAGCGACCAGGGAGGCAGCCCGCGGCGAGGCTGCCTGCCGTGCCCTGCAGTACCTCAAGATCATGGCgggcagcaaataaagccccagCCGGACTCACGGACGTGCACCCCTGCTGCCTGCCCTTCTTGCCCCCAGCCTATGTGTCTGCTCAGCTCTGGTACCCCTGGAGGTGCCGTCTCTACCTCTGACA
The genomic region above belongs to Prionailurus bengalensis isolate Pbe53 chromosome B4, Fcat_Pben_1.1_paternal_pri, whole genome shotgun sequence and contains:
- the TARBP2 gene encoding RISC-loading complex subunit TARBP2 isoform X4 is translated as MLNMRKVRPGEMQRLVQGPMPRQGPSKKAAKHKAAEVALKHLKGGSMLEPALEDSSSFSPLDSSLPEDIPVFTAAVAATPVPSAVPTRSPPMEVQPPVSPQQSECNPVGALQELVVQKGWRLPEYTVTQESGPAHRKEFTMTCRVERFVEIGSGTSKKLAKRNAAAKMLLRVHTVPLDARDGNEAEPDDDHFSIGVGSRLDGLRNRGPGCTWDSLRNSVGEKILSLRSCSLGALGALGPACCSVLSELSEEQAFHVSYLDIEELSLSGLCQCLVELSTQPATVCHGSAATREAARGEAACRALQYLKIMAGSK